The genome window CAAATTTCTTGTTGATCGCAAGATAGAGTAGCAAAAGGCCGATGGCGATCATGATCACCTGGCCGATCTCGATGTTGAACAGGCCACTACCTGTCCAGAGAGTCATTAATTTTTCCATGGAATGCTGGCCCTTTATGCGATTGTCAGCATTTCATCATCAGGGGAGACGGCATCACCGACCTTGATGAAGATTTCACCGATAGTACCGGCCTTCGGTGCGCGAATTTCGGTTTCCATCTTCATGGCTTCCAGAATAATGAGCACGTCGCCTTCTTCCACGGCATCGCCCGGAGAAACCTGAATCTTGAAGATGTTACCACCCAGAGGCGCAACTACGGGCTCGCCTTCGCCGGCTGCAGGCGCAGGCGCCGCAGAAGCTGCCGGTGCGGAAGCAGCGCCGCCTTCACCCTGAATCTGGGTGATCTCACCGCCTTCGGAAACCGCGACAACGTACTTTTGACCGTTAACGTCAACGGTGTAAGTCTCTGGGCCGTCGGTCTTCTTGGCAGGTGCTGCGTCTGCAGCGCTCGGAACCGGCTCAAAGGCATCCGGATTATCGCGATTTTCGAGGAATTTCAGACCAATCTGCGGGAACAGAGCGTAGGTCAGCACATCATCAACGGTGTTGTCCGCCAGCTTGATGCCCTTCTCGTCTGCCAGTTTCTTCAGCTCGTCGCTCAGCTTATCCATTTCCGGCTCGATCAGATCAGCCGGACGACAGGTAACAGGCTCTTTACCATCCAGAACACGCTCCTGCAGTTCCTTGTTCATCGGCGCCGGTGCAGCACCGTACTCGCCTTTCAGGATTGCAGACGTTTCTTTGGAGATGGACTTGTAGCGTTCGCCAGTCAGAACGTTCAGTACCGCCTGGGTACCTACGATCTGGGAAGTCGGAGTTACCAGGGGGATGAAGCCCAGGTCTTCACGAACCTTGGGAATCTCGTCCAGAACCTGGTCGAACTTGTCGCTCGCGTTCTGTTCACGCAGCTGGTTTTCCATGTTGGTCAGCATGCCACCAGGCACCTGAGCAATCAGGATACGGGAATCGGTACCGCGGAGGCTGCCTTCAAATTTTGCGTACTTCTTGCGGACTTCACGGAAGTAACTGGCAATTTCTTCGAGCAGGTTCAGGTCAAGACCGGTATCACGGTCAGTACCTTCCAGAATCGCGACCACGGCTTCGGTGGGCGAGTGACCGTAAGTCATGCTCATGGAGGAGATAGCGGTGTCCACATTATCAATACCGGCTTCCGCTGCCTTGATGGCGGTGGCAGTCGACATGCCAGTGGTTGCGTGACACTGCATGTGGATCGGGATGTCCAGCTCTTTCTTCAGACGGCTGACCAGATCAAAAGCCACATAAGGCTTGAGAATACCCGCCATGTCCTTGATGGCGATGGAGTCCGCACCCATATCGGCGACTTCCTTCGCCAGCTCTACCCACATTTCGATGGTGTGGACCGGGCTGGTGGTATACGCAATCGTGCCCTGGGCATGCTTGCCGGTCTTACGAACGGCCTTGATGGCGCGATCCAGGTTACGAGGATCGTTCATCGCATCAAAAATACGGAACACGTCGACGCCATTCTCGGCGGCACGCTCACAGAAACGATCCACCACATCATCCGCGTAATGACGGTAACCCAACAGGTTCTGGCCACGCAGCAGCATTTGCTGCGGAGTGTTGGGCATCGCTTTTTTCAGTTCGCGGATGCGCTCCCATGGGTCTTCGCCCAGATAACGGATGCAGGAGTCGAAGGTAGCCCCACCCCAGGATTCCAGAGACCAGAAACCGACCTTGTCGAGTTTCTCGGCAATGGGCAGCATGTCATCAAGCCGCATACGAGTGGCAAGCAGGGACTGGTGGGCGTCACGCAGGATAACGTCCGTAATCCCCAGCGGTTTCTTTGTGTCAGTCATCGTGTCAGCCTTCTGTTTAAAGGTTCTAGTCTTTACCGGTTCACTTCTTGTGGCGCGACCGGAATTGTGCAATCGCCTTCTTGATGGCCTCGGCGGTGTCAGGGTCAACCGACGCAGGGGCCTTTGGCTTGGCACGTGGCGTTGTGGCCGGGGTTGCCGGCTCTGGGGGCGCAAACCGGGAGATCAGTTTGGACATGAGCAGTGTTGCGAACACCAGTACCACCAGGAACGCAAACACAAATCCCATACCGGCAATCATCAGATCTACGGCTTGTGACATCAGGTCATTCATATCGAATAGCTACCTGTATTGGTTTGTTGATTTCCCCGAGTTGCCTGGCCGGACCACTTAGACTAAAGTCTCAACCCTTGCCACAGCAATTCAGGAGGCAAAATCCTGCGTAATTTACCGTTTTAGAAAGCTTCGGGCAACCTAAATGCGAATTACTATACGGGGTTTCCGAGGTTCAGGGCCTGATATGACAAACCCGCCCAAAACGGCCACACACGGCATTCACGCATATCGAACCCGTATTTTCCGGCCTTTGATCCGGCCGTTCTCGAGACGCTTCAGCGCCTTTGCGGCATGATCTTTGTCAATTGCCACGAAGCACTGAAAATCAAAAAGGTCGATTTTCCCGACAGCCGCGCCCGGAATCCCGGCCTCACCCGTCAGCGCACCCAGTACATCACCCGGGCGAATCTTCTCTTTTCGGCCACCGGCAATACAGAGCGTTTTCATCGCCGGGGAAACCGGCTGCAACGGCGCCGCCATCAACGACTCGGTGTCGCCCCACTCCACGGTACTGCCACGATCCGATTCAAGCCGGCTGATCTTATGGCCTTTTGAAGGAGTACACAGGGTTATCGCAAGCCCCTGCTCTCCTGCGCGCCCCGTTCTGCCAACCCGGTGGGTATGCACCTCGGAATCTCTTGCCGGCTCGGCATTAATAACCAGCGGCAGGGATTTGATATCCAGCCCCCTTGCCGCAACGTCCGTTGCCACCAGGACTGAGCAGCTCTGGTTGCCAAAACGAACCAGCACGCTATCCCGTTCCCGTTGCTCCAGGTCTCCATGCAGGGGCAGAGCCGAAAAACCTTGCTGGCTGAGCCCATCAGCCATCTCATCACACTGCTGTTTGGTGGTGCAGAACACGATGCAGGATGAGGGCTGGTGCTTGGAAAGCAGTGCCATGATCGCATCGGTGCTGGCTCCCGGCGCCACTT of Marinobacter sediminum contains these proteins:
- the oadA gene encoding sodium-extruding oxaloacetate decarboxylase subunit alpha, with amino-acid sequence MTDTKKPLGITDVILRDAHQSLLATRMRLDDMLPIAEKLDKVGFWSLESWGGATFDSCIRYLGEDPWERIRELKKAMPNTPQQMLLRGQNLLGYRHYADDVVDRFCERAAENGVDVFRIFDAMNDPRNLDRAIKAVRKTGKHAQGTIAYTTSPVHTIEMWVELAKEVADMGADSIAIKDMAGILKPYVAFDLVSRLKKELDIPIHMQCHATTGMSTATAIKAAEAGIDNVDTAISSMSMTYGHSPTEAVVAILEGTDRDTGLDLNLLEEIASYFREVRKKYAKFEGSLRGTDSRILIAQVPGGMLTNMENQLREQNASDKFDQVLDEIPKVREDLGFIPLVTPTSQIVGTQAVLNVLTGERYKSISKETSAILKGEYGAAPAPMNKELQERVLDGKEPVTCRPADLIEPEMDKLSDELKKLADEKGIKLADNTVDDVLTYALFPQIGLKFLENRDNPDAFEPVPSAADAAPAKKTDGPETYTVDVNGQKYVVAVSEGGEITQIQGEGGAASAPAASAAPAPAAGEGEPVVAPLGGNIFKIQVSPGDAVEEGDVLIILEAMKMETEIRAPKAGTIGEIFIKVGDAVSPDDEMLTIA
- the dbpA gene encoding ATP-dependent RNA helicase DbpA, with product MPSFKEFGLSPAMVSNLEQLGFEQPTEIQAKALPQCLARRDVIAMAQTGSGKTAAFGIGLVEHLKTRLFAAQALVLCPTRELADQVAKALREIARARDNVKVLTLCGGVSIGPQIGSLSHGAHIVVGTPGRIQDHLRKGTLTLDRVGTVVLDEADRMLDMGFQDAMEDILGQTPETRQTLMFSATWPETIRKLSARYQQDPVDVRAEAGQGNPDIHELFYEVAPGASTDAIMALLSKHQPSSCIVFCTTKQQCDEMADGLSQQGFSALPLHGDLEQRERDSVLVRFGNQSCSVLVATDVAARGLDIKSLPLVINAEPARDSEVHTHRVGRTGRAGEQGLAITLCTPSKGHKISRLESDRGSTVEWGDTESLMAAPLQPVSPAMKTLCIAGGRKEKIRPGDVLGALTGEAGIPGAAVGKIDLFDFQCFVAIDKDHAAKALKRLENGRIKGRKIRVRYA
- a CDS encoding OadG family protein, translated to MNDLMSQAVDLMIAGMGFVFAFLVVLVFATLLMSKLISRFAPPEPATPATTPRAKPKAPASVDPDTAEAIKKAIAQFRSRHKK